In a genomic window of Tripterygium wilfordii isolate XIE 37 chromosome 8, ASM1340144v1, whole genome shotgun sequence:
- the LOC120004365 gene encoding glutathione S-transferase 3-like: MADQVILLDKDISTFGTRARIALAEKGIKYEYKEQDLVNKSPLLLQMNPVHKKIPVLVHNDKPICESLVIVQYIDEVWNDKSPLLPSDPYERAQARFWADYIDKKIYDAWSKIWIPKGEELEAAKEEFIGILKVLEDELGDKPYFGGDKFGFVDIVLVSFHSWFYTYETHGNFSIESRLPKIGSWAKRCMEKETVSKSLCDEKVVYDFFAVTLRKKLGIE, encoded by the exons ATGGCGGACCAGGTGATTCTGCTAGACAAAGATATCAGTACGTTCGGAACGAGGGCTAGGATAGCGTTGGCCGAGAAGGGGATCAAGTACGAGTACAAGGAGCAGGATTTGGTCAACAAaagtcctcttcttcttcagatGAACCCGGTTCACAAGAAGATCCCTGTTCTTGTCCACAATGACAAGCCAATCTGCGAGTCTCTCGTCATTGTTCAGTACATCGATGAGGTCTGGAACGACAAGTCTCCTCTGCTTCCCTCCGATCCTTACGAGAGAGCTCAAGCTAGGTTTTGGGCCGATTATATCGACAAGAAG ATTTATGATGCTTGGAGCAAGATATGGATCCCAAAAGGAGAAGAGCTGGAGGCAGCCAAGGAGGAGTTCATAGGAATCCTGAAGGTCTTGGAGGATGAGCTTGGTGATAAGCCCTACTTTGGAGGCGACAAATTTGGGTTTGTTGATATTGTTTTGGTTTCCTTCCATAGCTGGTTTTACACCTATGAGACCCATGGCAATTTCAGTATAGAGAGTAGGTTGCCCAAGATTGGTTCATGGGCCAAGAGGTGCATGGAGAAGGAGACTGTGTCGAAGTCCCTTTGCGATGAGAAGGTTGTCTACGACTTTTTTGCTGTTACGTTGAGGAAGAAGTTAGGAATTGAGTAG
- the LOC120004368 gene encoding probable glutathione S-transferase, translated as MQMFDAGRKIWTTKEEEVEAAIEEFIGILKVLEDELGDKPYFGGDTFGSLDITLVSFYSWFYTFETFGDFSIESRLPKIGSWAKRCMQKETVSKSLCDEKVVYDFALMFRKKMGIE; from the coding sequence ATGCAGATGTTTGATGCTGGGAGGAAGATATGGAccacaaaagaagaagaggtggAGGCAGCAATAGAGGAGTTCATAGGAATCCTGAAGGTATTGGAGGATGAGCTTGGTGATAAGCCATACTTTGGAGGTGACACATTTGGCTCTCTTGATATTACTTTGGTCTCCTTCTATAGCTGGTTTTACACCTTTGAGACCTTTGGGGATTTCAGTATAGAGAGTAGGTTGCCAAAGATTGGTTCATGGGCCAAGAGGTGCATGCAGAAGGAGACTGTGTCCAAGTCCCTTTGCGATGAGAAGGTTGTCTACGACTTTGCTCTTATGTTTAGGAAGAAGATGGGCATTGAGTAG